ATACCAGTAAGGCACGTTTGTACCCCCGGCGCACTTCGCCGTCTAAAGCGAGGCGATTGTCCCCATGCGTATTACCGAAATCTTCTTCAGTATCCAAGGGGAATCCAGCTACGCCGGCCTGCCCTGCGCCTTTGTACGGACAACGGGCTGCGACCTCCGCTGTACGTGGTGCGATTCGGAATACACGTTCACCGGTGGGACGCACATGACCGTCGCGGAAATCGTCGAGCGGGTTCGGGCATATCCGACGCGACTGGTCGAACTGACTGGCGGCGAGCCGTTGCTGCAAAGGGACATCTACGACTTAGCTGGACGCCTGCTTGAAGAAGGGTATACGGTGCTGATTGAAACCGGCGGTCACCGCGATGTTTCACGGCTTGACCCGCGCATTGTCAAGATTATGGACATCAAGTGTCCGGGCAGCGGTATGGTGGAGAAAAACCTGTGGTCGAATCTCGACTACGTGACGCGCCGCGACGAGGTCAAATTTGTTCTCGCCGACTTGGGCGACTATTTCTGGGCGCGGGAAATCCTGCGCATCTACCGGTTGGAGGAGCGAAC
Above is a genomic segment from Chloracidobacterium sp. containing:
- a CDS encoding 7-carboxy-7-deazaguanine synthase QueE codes for the protein MRITEIFFSIQGESSYAGLPCAFVRTTGCDLRCTWCDSEYTFTGGTHMTVAEIVERVRAYPTRLVELTGGEPLLQRDIYDLAGRLLEEGYTVLIETGGHRDVSRLDPRIVKIMDIKCPGSGMVEKNLWSNLDYVTRRDEVKFVLADLGDYFWAREILRIYRLEERTNVLFSTVFGVERRPIVERILADGLQVRFQTQLHKLIWPPDMRGV